The Solibacillus sp. FSL R7-0668 genome includes the window TGAAGTTACTTTTACCCCAGTATTTGTTAACATCATTGGATTCCACTCAATTGGGCGAGCAAAAATTGATACAATAACAACCGTACCACGTGCTTTTGTTACGTCGATTGAAGATTTAAATGTTGGACCTACGCCAGCAACTTCAAATGTTACATCTACGCCATCTGGCACTTCATTACGAACTGCTTCTGACGGGTTAACTTGTCCTGAATTAAAGATATGTGTTGCACCTAATTCTTTCGCTTTTCCTAAACGATAATCCGATAAATCGAAAACTAGGATTTTACTAGCGCCAGCTGCTTTGGCTGCAATAATTGTTAATAAGCCAATTGGACCTGCACCAAATACAGCTACCGTGTCACCAAATTTCATATCGGCTTCTTTTACAGCTTGAACTGCTACTGCTGTAGGCTCTACTAAAGCACCATCTTGAAGAGATAATGTTTCTGGTAATTTATAAATATTGGCCTCAGGAGCATTCGCGAATGTAGCAAAACCACCGTCACCATGTAAACCAATGAAACTAAAACCATCGTAAATATCTACATCTTCATGTTTGATACCATGAGTGAGTGTTGGGTTTACGACTACGCGATCGCCTACTTTATATTTTGTTACATCTTTACCTACTGCTTCAATCACACCCGCAAATTCGTGCCCCATAGTTAATGGTGCAATTTCCCCTGTTAATTCATCAGGAGCGTTTACTGGTACGAAAACTGGTCCTTCTTGATATTCGTGTAAATCAGATCCACAAATACCTGCCCATGCTACACGAACGGTTACTTCGTTATTTTTAAGAGCTTTTAACTCTGCTTCTTCAACACGAATATCCTTAACCCCATGCCATACTGCTGCTTTCATTTTTCATTCCTCCAACTACATCATATGTGTTAATCGTTTTAAACAATAAGGCTATTCCATTGCCTTACATTGCATATAGTAATACTGTGTTTTAAGAAAAACAATCATTTTGTTTACCTTTTTTCTGTATTAATACAGTTTTTTACTAGTAGAAATGAATGATATCAATGGTCAATCTATTGAAAAAAATATTAAAATATTTTTTGGACAATAACTTTCTAACTGTATTCATACACATCTAGTTTTTTGAGAATTTTTAGGAGATCCTGGCCACATGTTATATTTGAATGACATAAAAATAGCACCTCCCTCTATCGTACCGGAGATGCCTGATAGTTTTTATGCTTTGTTGAATGATGAGCTTACATATCCACGTGAAGTGCTAAATAATACCCAGATTACAACAGCTGAGCTCATGTAATCTATTATGCAAAATCCGATATATAAAAGTCCCACTAAATAGGTAGGCTAGACGTCTATTGCTTTTTGCATTTCCAATTATTTCACTATATCTTGCCCATCCCGCCTTACCCAAACCGTGTCATCTTTTGTAATTTGCACAATATCAATATTTCCGCCAACTGTTTGCTGCTCCTTACTTTTATCCACGTTTTCTTTCATCACTTCCGCAATGACGTTATAAGTAAACGCAATGAGCTCGTCGTTACTTTTTTGTATGAGTGCGGCTGCCATCTCGTCATAACTTATTGTTGGATGTTGCTCGCTACATTTAATCATACTCCTAAAAATTTGCTCATGGTCACTCCCGCTAAATCTAAAACCGTACTCATCTATAGGAATTGGGTAATTTTTAATATGCTCGCCGTTTTTGAATTCCATTGATACGAACACTAATTTCCCTTCCTCCGCTCCACCTAAATGGATTTGAGTCGTAAATCCCACAAAATAACTGCAAAATTTCCTGATGACATATTCAATCGTATCAGCGATTGTCATGTTTTTACTATTCGGATAATGCGCCAAGCCGTAAACGATATCATTAATATCCATATAGCGAGAAATTATCTCGTTCGTTTCTTTATTGAAAATCACACGCGTTAAGCTGCCAGAAAAAGAAATCGCCACTTTATTCGGTAAAATGAATATTTTCCGACATTGATCATTGTGGACTGGGCTATTTTTTCTTGATGCCCTACTATCAATTGCCATAATGATGGAATCCTTGCCCTTTATGTTTAACGCCACAGTCACTAAACCATTCCCCTTTCTCAGAAGGTATGGCTATTTTATGATTGAGCGTCAATAAATATCATCAAGTCTATACTGGAGCAAGTGAAATTGCTCACTATTCAGGTGAGCTTCCCCCTCTACTCCTCACCATAGCATAGCGTTTGTTTCCCTAATTTGCTTTTGCAATCTCATTCTGACAACAAAATAGATTAGAAAACTAATAAAAGCTCCAAGCGCAGCTGCATTGCCTGATAAAAAATAAGGTGGAAGCAGTACTAACCCAGCAATCATATTGTAGGAATAGAAAAGAATAATGCCAACTAATGCACCATTCAGTATGCCTAGCTGTGTCATTAATTTTTGTTTGATTGCACGATTCATGGAAGAATTTTGGATTTTTCGTTTATATTCAGTGTGTTTAAAATAGGCAAAAATGAAAGCGACAATAATAGCAATAACGACGAAAATTTCTATTATGTTCATATTAACCTCCTAGATATATCCTTTATGTAAATTATATCGTATTTAGAAATAATTTGCAGACTCATAATTATTCATCTATAATAATTTTTATAAACGGACGTATGAAAAGATGTTTTGTTGAAAGAAGTGTTGAAATGAGTACGTATTTTGCATATGTCATGATCGGACTGGCCATTGCAATGCCTGTTGGTGCGATGACGGTGGAAATGACAAAGCAAGGATTGAAAAATGGATTTTTACATGGCTGGGCAGTTGGCATTGGCGGGATGACCATTGATGCATTATTAATTGTGGCGCTCTATTTAGGTTTAGCAAAATTTTTAGCGTTGCCCTATATTCAAATGCCACTATGGATTATTGGCGCAATCTTCTTATTTATGCTTGCCTATGATTCCATAAAAAATGCAGATAAGGATATTAGTTTAGCCGGTGAAAAAGTGCAAAAATCATTTTTCTCCACCTATCGAAATGGTTTACTAGTGGCGGTATCGCCTGGTAATTTAGTGTTTTGGATTTCCGTATTTGGCGCTGTTTTAGCGGATTCCTATGCGGTGAACGGGGCAACTCAATTTCTCGTTGTGGCATTAGGAATCTTATCAGGGATTTTGCTGCATGATATTGGCTTACTGACCCTTGTTTCTTTAACAAGAAAAGTGATGAATCGAAATATGATTAAATGGACTTCGATCATGGCAGGAATTCTATTATTCGGATTCGCCTGTTATTTTCTTTATGAATTTTATGTGGATGTTAAAAATTTCATCTAATGTTTGAGAGGGGGTGTCCGAGAAGTGATTCTGGGACACCCCCTTGCGCCGAGGATGGAGGCCAGCACGATGCTGGTCATGAATGCGTTGTCACACGACGTGACGGTTTTAGCATTTGTACCTATTTCAACCACCGCGAAAAGCAGCCTGCAGCGGATAATTAATACACGAACGAAGCACTGCGCTAAAAGTATTTACTTTTGGCGCAGCCCCCTCTTTTTATGATATTCAAATATGTTTTTACAATAATTTATACAGGCTATATCCAATAAAAATGATTGGGGTTATTAAAGGTTCATTGATTTCTATCCTTAAAAACTCGTGCTATTATCTATAGGTGTATTTTCACCATTAACTAGGATAATTACTGTATCATACTCTGCATCGCCACGAGTAATTTTATATACGTACTGTTTTAATGCATTCCCTTCTTGTTTTACACTATCTAACTTTATGTTTAATACGTTCTCTCTTTTTTCAAGTTCGGCTGTAACTGTCTCTGTAGAATGAAATATAATATAAGTGTTGTCCTTATCACTATCATAAATTGATTGCAGTGTGTAATCAGTGTCAATCAGAGCTTGTATTCTATTCGGAACATTT containing:
- a CDS encoding 2,3-butanediol dehydrogenase; its protein translation is MKAAVWHGVKDIRVEEAELKALKNNEVTVRVAWAGICGSDLHEYQEGPVFVPVNAPDELTGEIAPLTMGHEFAGVIEAVGKDVTKYKVGDRVVVNPTLTHGIKHEDVDIYDGFSFIGLHGDGGFATFANAPEANIYKLPETLSLQDGALVEPTAVAVQAVKEADMKFGDTVAVFGAGPIGLLTIIAAKAAGASKILVFDLSDYRLGKAKELGATHIFNSGQVNPSEAVRNEVPDGVDVTFEVAGVGPTFKSSIDVTKARGTVVIVSIFARPIEWNPMMLTNTGVKVTSTIAYSPTTFQQTVDLMGTGQLKPQGIVTSQIKLDNIVEGGFEALTNDKTQAKILVELSGEM
- a CDS encoding LysE family transporter; this encodes MSTYFAYVMIGLAIAMPVGAMTVEMTKQGLKNGFLHGWAVGIGGMTIDALLIVALYLGLAKFLALPYIQMPLWIIGAIFLFMLAYDSIKNADKDISLAGEKVQKSFFSTYRNGLLVAVSPGNLVFWISVFGAVLADSYAVNGATQFLVVALGILSGILLHDIGLLTLVSLTRKVMNRNMIKWTSIMAGILLFGFACYFLYEFYVDVKNFI
- a CDS encoding peptidylprolyl isomerase, whose translation is MKKLFPLMLVVTIIVAACTPSELSISEIQNVPNRIQALIDTDYTLQSIYDSDKDNTYIIFHSTETVTAELEKRENVLNIKLDSVKQEGNALKQYVYKITRGDAEYDTVIILVNGENTPIDNSTSF